DNA from Azospirillum sp. TSH100:
GATGGTGCCGGCGCCGATGCCGGCCTGCATCATCGCGGTGGCGTCGATCAGCAGCTGGATCGCCGGGCCGCGGCCGGCCAGCACGTCGGCCTGGAAGTTGGGCGGGATGTCGAGGACGAAGGTGTAGCGGGCGGAATCCATCGCCGGATCGACCTCGGCATGGCCGATCGTCGCCGGGGTCTGGAACTCGGGGCCGTGGAAGCTGGAGGCCAGCCGCTGCGACAGGGTCGAGCGGTCTTCGTCGACGATGGCGATGGCGGCGTTGCGCAGCTCGTGCGAGATGCCGGTGGCCTGGGAGTAGACGGAGAAAGTGAAGGAATAGACGACGAAGCCCAGCATGAAGACGTCGCGCAGAAGGCTGATCCACTCCTTGCGCGCCAGTGTCAGGCTGTTGCGGAGGAAGCGCATCATGGCTCAGCGCTCCTGTTTCGGCAGGAAGGCGACGCCGAGCGCCAGGAAGACGGGGATGAAGGCGGCGGTCGCCAGGATGAAGGGGATGAGTTCCGGAAAGGCGAGGCCCTTGGTGAAGGCGCCGACCGAGAGTTTCAGGAAGTGGGTGGTGGGAAACAGCGTGCCGAACAGCCACGCCCCGCCTTCCAGGGTGGAAACCGGTTGCAGCATGCCGGAGAACTGCGTGGCCGGCAGCATGGTGAGGATGGCGGTGCCGAACACCGCCGCCGTCTGCGTCGCGGTGAAGACGGAGATCAGCAGGCCGAGCGCCGTGGTCGCCACCACATAGACCAGCCCGCCGAGCAGAAGCCCCAACAGGCTGCCCTTCACCGGCACGCCGAACAGGGTGACGGCCATGACCACCATCAGCAGCAGGTTGAAGGCGGCCAGCCCGATATAGGGCAACTGCTTGCCCAGCAGGAATTCCAGCCGCGTCACCGGGGTGACGTAGAGGTTGGTGATGGAGCCCAGTTCCTTCTCCCGCACCACGCCGAGGGCGGCGAGGATGGCGGGGATGAAGACCAGCAGCAGGCCGATGGTGGCGGGGACCATGGCGTCCAGGCTGCGGAAGGCCTGGTTGTACCGGTAACGCATCTCCAGCGTCGCGGCTGAGGCGGGCAGGGTGACACCGGAGGCGGTGGCGGCATCCTGGATGAAGCGCTGGTGCAGGCCGGAGACGTAGCCCTGGATGGTCTCGGCGCGGAACGGCATGGCGCCGTCGATGCGCACCGCCACCTCCGGGATGCGGCCACGGCGGAGATCGCGGCCGAAGCCTTCGGGGATCTCGATGGTCAGCGATGCCTCGCCGCGTTGCAGGCGGAGCGCGAGGTCATGCGCGTCGATGGCCGGCGGGGTGGCGCGGAAGCTGCGGGAGCCGTCGAACTGCTCGACATAGGCGCGGCTTTCGGGCGAACGGTCGTGGTCGAGGACGGCGAAGGTCAGATTCTCGACATCCATGGTGATGCCGAAGCCGAAGACCAGCATCAGCAGGACGGTGCCGAGGAGGGCGACGGTCAGGCGGACCGGGTCGCGGCGCAGTTCGAGCGTCTCGCGCCAGGCGTAGGCGAGCAGGCGGCGGCGGGAGAGGGGGGAGGAGTGAGGTCTCCTCTCCCCCCCGCTCACGCGCAAACGAAGTTTGCGCTGACGCGACAGGCGGACCTCCGGTCCGCCGAAAGCGGGGAGAGGGTTAGGGTGAGGGGGATGCGCTGCGGCACTTTCCCTAGAATCCTCGCTGTGCGTCCCCCTCACCCCGACCCTCTCCCCGGGGGGGAGAGGGAGGTTCTTCGGGGTGTCGAGTCGAGCATTCTCCGCCTGCTCCATGAACCCGATGAAGGCATCGTCCAGCGTTTCGGCCCGCTGCTGGTGGCGCAGGTCGTCAGGGGGGCCGGCGGCGATGACGCGGCCGGCGTTCATGAAGGCCACGCGGTCGCAGCGCGCCGCCTCGTTCATGAAGTGGGTGGAGACGAAGATCGTCACGCCCTGGTCGCGCGACAGCGCGATCAGGTCGCGCCAGAACTGGTCGCGCGCCACCGGATCGACGCCGGAGGTCGGCTCGTCGAGGATCAGCAGTTCCGGCCCATGCAGGATGGCGACGGCCAGCGACAGCCGCTGCCGCACGCCCAAGGGCAGCCGGTCGGCCACCGCGTCGATGTAGGGGGACAGGCCGAAGCGCTCGACCAGCGCCGCCAGCCGGGCGTCGGCATCGGTCAGGTCGAACAGGCGGGCGTGCAGGTCGAGGTTCTGGCGCACCGTCAGCTCGCCATAGAGCGAGAAGGCCTGCGCCATGTAGCCGACGCGGCGGCGGCTCTCCAGATCGGTGGCGTCCACCGGTTTGCCGAACAGCCGCGCCTCTCCCGCCGTGGCGGGCAGCAGGCCGGTCAGCATCTTCATCGTGGTGGTCTTGCCGCAGCCGTTGGAACCGAGAAAGCCGAAGATCTCGCCGCGGCCGATGCGGAAGCTGATGTCCGACACCGCGGTGAAATCGCCGAAGCGGCGGGTCAGGCCGATCGCCTCGATGGCGGGTTCGGCGCCGGCGGGCTCGGGCGGGCGGGGCGGGACGGTCAGGCGTTGGTGGCCGCGCCGGGCATCCTCCGGCAGCAGGGCGACGAAGGCCTCCTCCAGATCGGCGGCCCCGGTCTGAGCCTTGATCGCGGCGGGGGTGTCGTGGGCGAGCAGGCGGCCGGCGTTCATCATGACGACTTGGTCGAACCGCTCCGCCTCGTCCATGTAGGAGGTGGCGACCAGCACGGTCATGCCGGGCCGGCCGGTGCGGATGCGGGCGATCAGGTCCCAGAACTGCCGGCGGGACAGCGGATCGACGCCGGTCGTCGGCTCGTCGAGGATCAGCAGGTCGGGATCGTGCAGCAGGGCGCAGCACAGGCCGAGCTTTTGCTTCATGCCGCCCGACAGCTTGCCGGCCGGGCGGTCGGGGAAGGGGGCGAGGCCGGTGGACTCCAAGAGGTCGGCGATGCGGCGCCGGCGCTCGGCGGCGTCGAGGCCGAAGAGCCGGCCGAAGAACTGGAGATTCTCGGCGACGCTGAGGTCGGCGTAGAGGTTGCGGCCCAGGCCCTGCGGCATATAGGCGATGCGCGGCTGGAGGGCGGCGCGGCCACGCCGGTCGGAAACGTCGGTGCCGAGCACGCGGACGCTGCCGTCTTGCACCTTCTTCGCGGTGGAGATCAGGCCGAGCAGGGTCGATTTGCCGACGCCGTCCGGGCCGATGATGGCGACGCTGGCGCCGGCGGCGATGTCGAGCGAGGCGTCCTCCAGCGCCACCGTCCCGCCATAGCGGTGCCGCACGCCCGACAGCGAGACGGCGGGGGCGGGCGTCATGATCTTTCGCCGGCAGGGATGTTCCCTCTCCCCCCCGGGGAGGGGGAGAGGGTGAGGGGGGAGCGTGGGGTGGATTGAGGGATGACTGAAGCCTGATCAGAGCGTGCAGCATTCTCGGCGAAGTCACGCAGTGCGTCCCCCTCACCCCGCCCCTCTCCCCGGGGGGGAGAGGGAGGATTCTGGGGGGGAGAGGTCGTTTCCCGCGTCAGTTTCGACTCCAGCCAGTCGGGCCAGACCGCCTTGTCGTCCAGCTTCACATAGGCCATGCCGGTCAGGCCGGTCTTCACCCGCTCGATATAGCGGGTCACCAGCGCTTCCGGGACGCGGGCCTTGACGCGGAACATCATGCGGTCGCGTTCGGACTTGGTCTCCACCTGCTTCGGCGTGAACTGGGCGCGCGGGGCGACGAAGGTGACGGTGGCGGGAATCGCGGTGTCGGGAACCGCGTCCAGCAGGATGCGGGCCTCGGCGCCCAAGGCGAGGTTCCCCGCCGTGTCGGTCGGCAGGAAGACGGTCATGTAGACGTTCGACAGATCGAGCAGGGTCGCCGCCTTGCCGCCGGCCGCCAGCACCTCGCCGGGTTCGGACAGGCGGTAGAGCACGCGGGCCTTGCGCGGCGCCTTCAGCACGCCGTCGGCGACCAGATCGGCCAGCCGGTCGACGTCGCCGGCCGCGGCGGCGATGGCCTCCTCGGCGCTGGCGAGGTGGCTCTTGGCGGCCTCCAGCGCCGCGTCGGCGGTGCGGCGGCTGTTGCGGGCCTGATCGACCCGCTGTTCGGCGACATGGCCCTTGCCGAACAGGATCAGCGCCCGCTCCATCTCCTTGGCGGCAAAATCGGCCTCGCTGACGCGCTGGGCGACCAGGGCGGTGGCTTCCTCCCGCGCGCGGCGGGTCTGGCGCAGCTGGGCCTCGGCGGAGCGGAGCTGGGCCTCCAGGTCGCGGGTGTCGAGCGTGGCGATGACGGCGCCGGCCTCCACCAGATCGCCTTCCTCGACCGGGATGGTCAGGACGCGGGCGGCGTATTTGGTGGCGATGTCGATCTCGTTCGCCTCGATCCGGCCGTTGCCGGAGGCGAAGCCGGCCGGCAGGCGGTTGCCCTGCATCGCCCGCCAGCCATAGGCGGCCCCGGTGCCGAGGATCGCCAGCAGGGCGACGGCAATGAGGAGTCGTTTCAGAGTCATGGCTGGGTTCCTTTCCCGGCTTTCTCGTTATGGTCGAGAGCGCCCATCACGCCGGCGAGGATGCGGGTGCGCGCGGCATCGTCGGGGGCGGCGTCCAGCGTGCGGCGCAGCGCCAGCAGCGCCTCGGCATAGTGATTGTGCCAGTCGAGGCCGGCGGCAAGGTCGGCCGGGGCGAGGCGCGGATGGCGGTCGGCCGGGGCCAGCGGGCAGGGGGTGGCGAGGTCGACGCGGTCGTCCAGCGCCGGCTGGGCGATGCGCTCCGCCGCCCAGCCCTTGTCGAGCAGGGTCTGGCGGATGGCGGCGCGGGCGGGTTCCTCGCCATGGACCAGGAACAGGCCGTGGCCGACGCCGTGGCGGGCCGCCACCCAGTCCAGCAGGGCGCTGCGGTCGGCATGGCCGGAATAGACGTCGATGGAGCGGACCTTCGCCTTGATGGCGATCTCCTCGCCGTGGATGCGGACGCGGGGCGTACCCTCCTGCAACAGGCGGCCGAGTGTGCCGGGAGCCTGGTAGCCGACCAGCAGCACGGTGTCCTGCGGGCGCCACAGGCGGTTCTTCAGGTGGTGGCGGATGCGGCCGGCGTCGCACATGCCGCTGGCCGCCATGATGATGGCGCCGCCGGAAATGCTGTTCAGGCGCTGGCTTTCGGGCACGCTGCGGACATGGTGGAAATTGGCGCGGGTGAAGGGGTCGCCGTCGGTCTCCAGATCGGCGAGATGGCGGCGGAAGACGCCGGTCACCGCGTCGGCCAGCGGCGAATCGAGGAAGACGTCCACCGCCGGCAGCTGGCCGCTGTCGAACAGGCGGTCGAGGTCGTAGAGCAGTTCCTGCGTGCGCTCCACCGCGAAGACCGGGATCAGCAGGACGCCGCCGGCCGCCAGAGCCGCGGACACCTCGGCGCGCAGCACCGCCTGCCGGCCGGCCTCGTCGAGGTCGGTGCGCTCGCGGTCGCCGTAGGTGGTCTCCAGCACCATCCAGTCCGGCCGCTCCGGCCCGTCGGCATCGGCGTGGAAGCTCTTGCCGCCGGGGCCGAGGTCGCCGGAGAACAGCAGGCGGGTGGGGGCGCCGGTGCCATTTGCGGCCTCGACCTCGATGGAGGCGGAGCCCAGGATGTGGCCGGCCTGCCAGAAGCGGGCGCGCAGGCCGGGCAGGATCTCGGTCCAGCGGTCGTACTCGACGCGGCGCAGCCGGCGCAGGCTGCGGATGGCGTCGTCCTGGGTGTAGATCGCCTGCACCGGCGGACGGCCGCGCTGGCGGTTGCGGCGGTTGAGGCGCTCGACCTCGCCTTCCTGGATGTAGCCGCTGTCGGGCAGCATGTATTCCAGCAGGTCGACCGTGCCGCCGGTGGCGTAGATGCGGCCGCGAAAGCCCAGCCGCGTCAGCTTGGGCAGCAGACCGGAATGGTCGATGTGGGCGTGGGTCAGCAGGACGGCTTTTATGGCGGCCGGATCGAAGGGGAAGGGGCGGTAGTTCAGTTCCCGGATCGTCTTGGTGCCCTGGAACATCCCGCAATCGATCAGCACGTCGCCTTCGGGCGTGGACAGGCGGAAGCAGGAACCGGTCACCGTTCCGGCGGCGCCATGGAAGGTCAGCGACAGGGACATTGGTCGGCTCCTTGTTGAGTTCTCCCTCTCCCGCCCCGGAAGAGGGCATTTTTTGTCACCCCACCGTCACCCCACCGCCACCCCGCTGTTCTCCGCCGCAAAGGCCTGGGCGAAGGTGAAGTCGGCGTTGGTGCTGGCGTGGATGCGGTACAGCGGTTCGCCCCGGCGCACGCGCTCGCCGACCTTGCGGAGAAGATCGATGCCGGCGCCCTTGTCGGTCGGCGCGCCGGCAAGTCGGGCGATGCGGGCGAGGCGGTAGCAGTCGAGCGACGACACGATCCCCTCGGCTGGCGATGCGACCTCCGCCACCAGCGAGCCGAGGGTCGCCACCGCGGGCGGCGGCCCCTGCATCGCGATGATGCGTTCCATTGCGGCCAGCGCGGCTCCCGACTCCAGCAGCTCGCGCGCCCGGCGGTTGCCGCTGCCGCCGCGGACGGCGGGGTCGAATTCCAGGATGCGGCCGGACAGCAGCAGGGCGCGCTCCCTCAGGTCGGCGGGCCCGGCCGGATCGTTGCGCAGCACCGCCATCACGTCGCGCGCCTCCAGCACCGGGCCGATGCCGCGCCCGACCGGCTGCGAACCGTCGGTGATCGCCACCTCCAGCGTCAGGCCCAAGCGGTCGCCGACATGCTCGAACAGCTTGCGCAGGCGCACCGCCTCGCCCGCCGTGCGGATCTTCGCGCTGGGGCCGACGGGGATGTCGATCAGCAGATGGGTGGAGCCGGCCGCCACCTTCTTCGACAGGATGGAGGCGACCAGCTGCTCGCGGGTGTCGATGGCGAGGGGGCGCTCGACCGAGATCAGGATGTCGTCGGCCGGCGACAGCCGGACATGGCCGCCCCAGACCAGACAGCCCTTGGCCTCGCGCACCAGGGCCTGCATGCGTTCCACCGGCATGTCGACGTTGGCCAGCACCTCCATGGTGTCGGCGGTGCCGGCGGGCGACGTGATGGCGCGCGACGAGGTCTTGGGAATCGGCAGGCCATGGGCGGCGACGATGGGCACCACGATCATCGAGGTGCGGTTGCCGGGGATGCCGCCGATGCAGTGCTTGTCGGCGATGGTTCCCAAATCCTGCCAGTGCAGCCGGGTGCCGGCGGCGATCATGGCGCGGGTCAGGCCCAGCACCTCCGCCGTCGTCATGAAGCTGGCGCAGGCGATCAGGAAGGCGGCGATCTCGATCTTGGAGTAACGCTGGTCGGTGACGTCGCGGATGATCGCGGCGAGCTGGTCGTCGGTCAGGGCGGCACCGCCGACCTTGGCACGAACCAGCTCGAAGCTTTCCGGCGGGGTGGGCGGGACGAGATGGACGGCGGAGCCCTCCGCCAGTCCCAGCTGGCCGAAGGCGGGATCGGACAGGCCGATCTCGTCGGGGCCGACGATTGCGGGGTCGTCGACGATGTTCAGCACCGCCAGCAGGGAGCGGCCGTCATTCCGCACCTCCACCCGGCCGAGCCCGAGGAAATCCTCGACATGGTAGCGGGTGCAGCGGCGGTTGAGGAAGGCGACGTTCTCCCGGACGGTGTCGATCGCCAGATGTCGAAGCGTCAGCATGCGTACAGTCTAACGCCGGCCCGGCGCGTCAGCGTCGCCGAGCCTGCGCGTCAGCCATGCCGGCCCTTACGCCTTGCGGTTGATCCGGATCATTGGCGGGACGGAGGGGGTGTGCTTCCTCACGTGCTCTCCCGCGCGATGAAGGTCAGCCCGAGGTCGAGGCGCCGCTGCGGCGGCTCCTTGCCGTCCATCAGGTCGAGCAGCATCGCCGCGGCGTGCCGGCCGATGGCGTAGCGCGGCGTGGCGACGGTGGTCAGGGTCGGTGTCGTCCAGGCCGAGGCCGGCAGGTCGTTGAAGCCGGCGACGGCCAGCTGCTCCGGCACGCGGATGCCGCGGCGCTGGCATTGGAACAGGGCTCCCTGCGCCAGATCGTCGTTGCAGAAGAAGACGGCGTCGCAGTCGCTGTTCTCCGCCATCAGCCGGTCGATCATCGCCGCACCGAGTTGGATCGAGGACCGGTCGGGCAGGCGCCAGACGCGCGTCTCGTCATAGAGCCCGGCCTCCTCCAGCGCGTGGCGGTAGCCGTCGAGGCGGGAGAGCGTGCGGGGATCGAGCTGTACCGCGACGAAGCCGATTCGGCGATAGCCGCGCGCCAGCAGGTGGGTGGTCATCAGCCGGCCGCCCTCCTCCTGGGAACAGCCGACGCTGTGGCTGTCGGGGTCGTCCAGCAGCTCCATCATGTGGACGGTCGGGCTGGACAGCGCCGACAGGTAGGTGCGGGCGACCGCGGTGTGGTCGGTGCCGGTCAGCAGCAGGCCGTCGGGCTGGAACTGGAGGTAGGTGCGGATCAGCCGCTCCTCCTCCTCCGGCGAGTAATGGGTGACGCCGATCAGGGCGCGGTAGCCGCGCGGCAGCAGCATGTCGTGGATGCCGGCCAGCGTCTCGACGAAGACCATGTTGGTCATCGACGGGATCAGCACCGCCACCGTCATCGACCGCGCCGAGGCCAGGGCGCTGGCGGCCTGATTCGGCACGTAGCCCATCGACTGCGCAGTGTCGAGGATGCGCTGGCGGAGATCCGGCGCCACCAGCTCCGGCCGCTTGAAGGCACGCGACACCGTGATGGCGCTGATGCCCACGCGCTCCGCCACATCCGCCATCGTCGCGCGCCCGGTGCGCGAGGAGCGCGGCTTGCGCGTCTTGATCGCCGAAGGTGCAGCCCGATCATCGCCATGCGTCGTCACAGGGGAAATGTCCTTCCGATGCCGGCCGCCGCGGCCAGGAGGCGCACGGGATGGCCGGGTGGTAGTGTGTAGCACGGCCGGCCGGAGCCGCCAGTCCCGCAGAGCCGCCGTTCGCGGAGGTCTGCTTCACGGACCCTTCGTCCTCCGGCTGCCGCTCCCGCGGGCAAGTTTGTCAGTAACTCAAACAAATCTCTTTACGCGCATCCAGGTTAGCGCTAACAGTAGCGGCATCCCGTCTCGACCTCATCCGTACAAACCGGCTCCCGTGGCTGCGGACACCGGCTGATCGTAACCGAGACGACTGATATATGACAGCGCTAACATAGATCCCTGCGGGAACACAGGCTCATGAACGGTCCCTCCATCGCGCCGCCCCCCATCCCGCCGATCATCGTGGTGATGGGGGTGGCCGGCTGCGGCAAGTCCAGTGTCGGGCAGACCCTGGCGTTGGCGCTTGGCCTTGGCTTCGTCGAGGGCGATGCGCACCATCCGCCTGCCAACATCGCCAAGATGTCCTCCGGCATTCCGCTGAACGACGCCGACCGTGACGGTTGGCTTGGCACGCTGGCCGGCTTCATCGCCGAGGCGGACCGTGACGGGCGCGGGCTGGTGGTCGCCTGTTCGGCGTTGAAGCGGCGCTACCGCGACCGGCTGCGCGGCGGGTGCGGGCGGGTGGTCTTCCTGCATCTGCATGGCGACAAGGCGCTGATTTCCTCTCGCATGGGGGCGCGGACCGCCCATTTCATGCCCACCGCCCTGCTCGACAGCCAGTTCGCCGATCTTGAGAGTCCTGCGGCCGACGAGGCGGTGTTGTCCTACGAGGTGACGCTGCCGGCCGATGCCATCGTCGCCGATGCCTGTGCCCGTCTGAGCGGCGGCGAAGCCGACAAAGCAAGTCCTGACAATGGCGGCAAAGCCGCCGCGCAAAATAATGGCGGTTTGGCCGCCGGGAGGAGCGCATGAAGAGCGTGGCGGATCTGCTGGAGCGGATCACCGAATGGATCATGGCGGCGATGCTGGCGATCATGGTCGGTCTCGTCTTCAGCAACGTCGTCCTGCGCTATATCTTCAGCAGCGGCATCGTCGCTGCGGAGGAGATCGCGCGGCTGATGTTCGTCTGGCTGGTGTTCCTGGGCGCCACCGTGGCGCTGCGCCACCAGCGCCATCTCGGGCTGGAGATCCTGCAGAGCCGGTTGCCGTTCAAGGTGCGCCGGGCCTGCGCGGTGATCTCGCACCTGATGATCCTCTACGCGCTCTATCTGTTCGTGCAGGGCAGCTGGATCCAGCTGCTGATCGGCATGGAGACCTTCTCCACCGTCCTGCGCTTCCCGATGGCGATCTACGCCGCGGCCGGCTTCTTCCCGGCCATCGCCATGGCGCTGATCGTGCTGGCGAACCTGTGGCGCATCGTCACCAACCAGCCCGGCGCCCGCATCCCCGGCAACCCCGACACGATGATGGACCATCCGGAGTCGCACGGCCCCGCCGTGGCTCCGCCGGCGCCCAGCCATGGCGCTGCCGCCGTCAAGCACTGAGCCTCGAACATTGAGTCAGGCCCGGAAGACCCTTTTGCGGACGGAGACGCCGCCATGACGCTCACCATTTTCCTGGGCTCGCTGTTCGGCTTCATGCTGCTCGGCATGCCCATCGCCTTCGCGCTGATGCTGACCGGCGTCGCGCTGATGGTCCATCTCGACTTCTTCGACGCCCAGCTCGTCGCCCAGAACATGCTGAACGGCGCCGACAATTATCCGCTGATGGCGGTGCCCTTCTTCATCCTGGCCGGCGAATTGATGAATGCCGGTGGCATCTCCCAGCGCATCATCAACCTGGCGGTCAGCCTGGTCGGCCACATCAAGGGCGGGCTGGGATACGTCACCATCGGCGCGTCGGTGATGCTGGCCAGCCTGTCCGGTTCGGCCATCGCCGACACGGCCGCACTCGCCACGCTGCTGATCCCGATGATGCGCGACCACGGCTATCCGGTGCCGCGCGCGGCGGGCCTGATCGCGTCGGGCGGCATCATCGCCCCGATCATCCCGCCCAGCATGCCCTTCATCATCTTCGGCGTGACCACCAACACCTCGATCAGCGCCCTGTTCATGGGCGGCATCGTCCCCGGCCTTCTGATGGGGCTGGGCCTGATCGGCGCCTGGGTGTTCGTCGTCCGCGACATGACGGTGAAGCTGCAACCGAAGGCGAGCGGGCGGGAGCGGGTGAAGGCGCTGACCGACGGGGTCTGGGCGCTGGCCCTGCCGGTCATCATCATCGGCGGCCTGCGCGGCGGCATCTTCACGCCGACCGAGGCCGCGGTGGTCGCCGCCGTCTATTCGCTGCTGGTGGCGCTGTTCGTCTACCGTCAGGTCACGCTGCCGCAGCTGGTGCCGCTGCTGGTCCAGGCGGCGCGCACCACTGCCACGGTGATGTTCCTGTGTGCCGCCGCCCTGGTGTCGTCCTACATGGTGACGCTGGCCGACCTGCCGCAGCAGATGACGGAGCTGCTCGCCCCGCTGATGAGCCATCCGAAGATGCTGATGCTCGCCATCGCCCTGCTTCTGCTGGCCGTCGGCACGGTGATGGACCTGACGCCGACCATCCTGGTGCTGGGCCCGGTACTGACCCCGCTGGCGATCAAGGCGGGCATCGACCCGACCTATTTCGGCGTGATGTTCGTCCTGATCGGCACGCTGGGCCTGATCCATCCGCCGGTCTGCACGGTGCTGAACGTGGTGTGCGGCGTCGCCCGCATCTCGCTGGAAAGCGCCACCAAGGGCATCTGGCCCTTCCTGCTGACCTACATCGTGCTGGTGGGGCTGCTGATCGCCGTGCCGGAGATCGTCACCGTGCCGCTGCACATCTTCCACTGACGCCTGAAAACCAAACACAACGAAACACCAGACGGTTAAGGGAGACCGACACCATGTTCCGCAAACTGCTTCTCGCCACCGGCATCGCCGCCGCCCTGCTGGCTCCGGTCGCCGGTCTCACGACTGCCGCCGCCCAGGACGTGAAGTCCCGCATCATCCGCTTCGGCTACGGCCTGTCGGAGAACAGCAACCAGGGCCGTGCCGTCAAGTTCTTCGCCGAGGAAGTCTCCAAGCGCAGCGGCGGCAAGCTGAAGGTGAAGGGCTTCGGCGACAGCAGCCTGGGCAGCGACATGCAGATGCAGAACACGCTGATCGGCGGCGCGCAGGAAATGATGGTGGGCTCCACCGCCACCCTGGTCGGCGTGGTCAAGGATTTCGGCGTCTACGACCTGCCCTTCCTGTTCAACAACGAGAAGGAGGCCGATGCCGTCCTGGACGGCCCGTTCGGCGAGAAGCTGATGAAGTCGCTGAGCGACAAGGGGCTGGTCGGGCTGGTCTATTGGGAGAACGGCTTCCGCAACCTGACCAACA
Protein-coding regions in this window:
- a CDS encoding TRAP transporter small permease; translation: MKSVADLLERITEWIMAAMLAIMVGLVFSNVVLRYIFSSGIVAAEEIARLMFVWLVFLGATVALRHQRHLGLEILQSRLPFKVRRACAVISHLMILYALYLFVQGSWIQLLIGMETFSTVLRFPMAIYAAAGFFPAIAMALIVLANLWRIVTNQPGARIPGNPDTMMDHPESHGPAVAPPAPSHGAAAVKH
- a CDS encoding LacI family DNA-binding transcriptional regulator, which gives rise to MTTHGDDRAAPSAIKTRKPRSSRTGRATMADVAERVGISAITVSRAFKRPELVAPDLRQRILDTAQSMGYVPNQAASALASARSMTVAVLIPSMTNMVFVETLAGIHDMLLPRGYRALIGVTHYSPEEEERLIRTYLQFQPDGLLLTGTDHTAVARTYLSALSSPTVHMMELLDDPDSHSVGCSQEEGGRLMTTHLLARGYRRIGFVAVQLDPRTLSRLDGYRHALEEAGLYDETRVWRLPDRSSIQLGAAMIDRLMAENSDCDAVFFCNDDLAQGALFQCQRRGIRVPEQLAVAGFNDLPASAWTTPTLTTVATPRYAIGRHAAAMLLDLMDGKEPPQRRLDLGLTFIAREST
- a CDS encoding gluconokinase; the encoded protein is MNGPSIAPPPIPPIIVVMGVAGCGKSSVGQTLALALGLGFVEGDAHHPPANIAKMSSGIPLNDADRDGWLGTLAGFIAEADRDGRGLVVACSALKRRYRDRLRGGCGRVVFLHLHGDKALISSRMGARTAHFMPTALLDSQFADLESPAADEAVLSYEVTLPADAIVADACARLSGGEADKASPDNGGKAAAQNNGGLAAGRSA
- a CDS encoding MBL fold metallo-hydrolase yields the protein MSLSLTFHGAAGTVTGSCFRLSTPEGDVLIDCGMFQGTKTIRELNYRPFPFDPAAIKAVLLTHAHIDHSGLLPKLTRLGFRGRIYATGGTVDLLEYMLPDSGYIQEGEVERLNRRNRQRGRPPVQAIYTQDDAIRSLRRLRRVEYDRWTEILPGLRARFWQAGHILGSASIEVEAANGTGAPTRLLFSGDLGPGGKSFHADADGPERPDWMVLETTYGDRERTDLDEAGRQAVLRAEVSAALAAGGVLLIPVFAVERTQELLYDLDRLFDSGQLPAVDVFLDSPLADAVTGVFRRHLADLETDGDPFTRANFHHVRSVPESQRLNSISGGAIIMAASGMCDAGRIRHHLKNRLWRPQDTVLLVGYQAPGTLGRLLQEGTPRVRIHGEEIAIKAKVRSIDVYSGHADRSALLDWVAARHGVGHGLFLVHGEEPARAAIRQTLLDKGWAAERIAQPALDDRVDLATPCPLAPADRHPRLAPADLAAGLDWHNHYAEALLALRRTLDAAPDDAARTRILAGVMGALDHNEKAGKGTQP
- a CDS encoding HlyD family secretion protein, yielding MTLKRLLIAVALLAILGTGAAYGWRAMQGNRLPAGFASGNGRIEANEIDIATKYAARVLTIPVEEGDLVEAGAVIATLDTRDLEAQLRSAEAQLRQTRRAREEATALVAQRVSEADFAAKEMERALILFGKGHVAEQRVDQARNSRRTADAALEAAKSHLASAEEAIAAAAGDVDRLADLVADGVLKAPRKARVLYRLSEPGEVLAAGGKAATLLDLSNVYMTVFLPTDTAGNLALGAEARILLDAVPDTAIPATVTFVAPRAQFTPKQVETKSERDRMMFRVKARVPEALVTRYIERVKTGLTGMAYVKLDDKAVWPDWLESKLTRETTSPPQNPPSPPRGEGRGEGDALRDFAENAARSDQASVIPQSTPRSPLTLSPSPGGRGNIPAGERS
- the rbbA gene encoding ribosome-associated ATPase/putative transporter RbbA, with product MTPAPAVSLSGVRHRYGGTVALEDASLDIAAGASVAIIGPDGVGKSTLLGLISTAKKVQDGSVRVLGTDVSDRRGRAALQPRIAYMPQGLGRNLYADLSVAENLQFFGRLFGLDAAERRRRIADLLESTGLAPFPDRPAGKLSGGMKQKLGLCCALLHDPDLLILDEPTTGVDPLSRRQFWDLIARIRTGRPGMTVLVATSYMDEAERFDQVVMMNAGRLLAHDTPAAIKAQTGAADLEEAFVALLPEDARRGHQRLTVPPRPPEPAGAEPAIEAIGLTRRFGDFTAVSDISFRIGRGEIFGFLGSNGCGKTTTMKMLTGLLPATAGEARLFGKPVDATDLESRRRVGYMAQAFSLYGELTVRQNLDLHARLFDLTDADARLAALVERFGLSPYIDAVADRLPLGVRQRLSLAVAILHGPELLILDEPTSGVDPVARDQFWRDLIALSRDQGVTIFVSTHFMNEAARCDRVAFMNAGRVIAAGPPDDLRHQQRAETLDDAFIGFMEQAENARLDTPKNLPLPPGERVGVRGTHSEDSRESAAAHPPHPNPLPAFGGPEVRLSRQRKLRLRVSGGERRPHSSPLSRRRLLAYAWRETLELRRDPVRLTVALLGTVLLMLVFGFGITMDVENLTFAVLDHDRSPESRAYVEQFDGSRSFRATPPAIDAHDLALRLQRGEASLTIEIPEGFGRDLRRGRIPEVAVRIDGAMPFRAETIQGYVSGLHQRFIQDAATASGVTLPASAATLEMRYRYNQAFRSLDAMVPATIGLLLVFIPAILAALGVVREKELGSITNLYVTPVTRLEFLLGKQLPYIGLAAFNLLLMVVMAVTLFGVPVKGSLLGLLLGGLVYVVATTALGLLISVFTATQTAAVFGTAILTMLPATQFSGMLQPVSTLEGGAWLFGTLFPTTHFLKLSVGAFTKGLAFPELIPFILATAAFIPVFLALGVAFLPKQER
- a CDS encoding thymidine phosphorylase family protein; the encoded protein is MLTLRHLAIDTVRENVAFLNRRCTRYHVEDFLGLGRVEVRNDGRSLLAVLNIVDDPAIVGPDEIGLSDPAFGQLGLAEGSAVHLVPPTPPESFELVRAKVGGAALTDDQLAAIIRDVTDQRYSKIEIAAFLIACASFMTTAEVLGLTRAMIAAGTRLHWQDLGTIADKHCIGGIPGNRTSMIVVPIVAAHGLPIPKTSSRAITSPAGTADTMEVLANVDMPVERMQALVREAKGCLVWGGHVRLSPADDILISVERPLAIDTREQLVASILSKKVAAGSTHLLIDIPVGPSAKIRTAGEAVRLRKLFEHVGDRLGLTLEVAITDGSQPVGRGIGPVLEARDVMAVLRNDPAGPADLRERALLLSGRILEFDPAVRGGSGNRRARELLESGAALAAMERIIAMQGPPPAVATLGSLVAEVASPAEGIVSSLDCYRLARIARLAGAPTDKGAGIDLLRKVGERVRRGEPLYRIHASTNADFTFAQAFAAENSGVAVG